In Montipora capricornis isolate CH-2021 chromosome 4, ASM3666992v2, whole genome shotgun sequence, the DNA window TTATTTTAGATGGATCTAGAGCATCCTTCCAAAATTCACTGCAGATATTAGAGTTTTTTAGAGCGATATCCGGCCTCCGACTAAATTATAAAAAGACAGAAGCGCTGTGGATTGGCGCAAATGCAGGAAGCGAAGAAAAACTGTGCCCCGAGAACGATTTAAGATGGATGAGTGATAAAGTAAAAACTCTAGGTGTATGGCTCTCAACTGATCCAGAAATAATGCTGAAAGCTAACtatgaggaaaaaataacaaaacttaAGGCAAGCTTGGGCTGCTGGGAATTGCGTAGATTAAGCCTACTGGGAAAAAAATACTTTATTaaaaagcttaattgtctctcaacTCACGTATATTTTGTCACCTTTGCCAACAAACCAGTGTGCTATTGATGAAGTCAACACCCTATTCTTTACGTTTTTGTGGGATGGCAAAGGCGACAAGATCAAGCGCGATATAATGATAAGTGAATATGAAGATGGAGGTCTAAAGATGATTGATATAAGACTTTTTACGCAAGCTTTCAAACTAAGTTGGGTAAAAAAGTACCTTGACAAAGGAAATAAGGCAAAATGGaagctttttttcaatgtaCAATTAAGAGACAGGCGGCGATATTATTTTTAAAGGTAATCTCCACAAAAAGGATATACTAACTTACTTTAAGATATCGGAtgttttcttgcaagaaaattTCCACACCTGGTCGAATATTATCTACGAAGATAACATTTGCTCAAAGAAACAGTTAATGAtgaaaatggtatatgaaatgaatcatatatgaactgcggatatgaaatcaagtgaagctatgatcttcgcagttatgagcgcaatttttgcaattgcgtagagaagcctgaaaaattcaggacttcaacggggtttgaacccgctcTAACctactgagctatgaagccactgacgttgggagctggtcatttgtgggttctaatggtcccgtgaggaatgaatcaatgatgaaaatggtatatgaaatgaatcatatatgaactgcggatatgattcatttcatataccattttcatcattgattcattcctcacgggaccattagaacccacaaatgaccagctcccaacgtcagtggcttcatagctcatttggttagagcgtcgcaccggaatcgcgaggtcacgggttcaaaccccgttgaagtcctgaatttttcaggcttctctacgcaattgcaaaaattgcgctcataactgcgaagatcatagcttcacttgaagaaACAGTTACTTGCACAGAGTCTTTGGCTAAACTCTCTTATTCGTGTTAATAATAAACCAATACACTATTTATCATGATCTTCTCAAGGAATACAGAATATTGGTCATTTGATGGAAAATGAGactacatttttttctttctctgaaTTCAAAGAACGTTATAACAtcaagataaattttctgtcttTCTGTGGAGTGATATCAGCTGTAAAACATTTGGTTATAACCTTTAATAAAAACGCCTCTCAGGAAAGCATCAACTACGAAAGTTTTCTTGACACGTTTttgaaggccaaaaatacaaataagaTAGTATACAGAAAACTTatagaaaagaaacgaaagcagcCCGTAAATAGCCAAACGAAATGGTCGGCAGACTGCATGATAGAAAAAAATGAAGCTATTGACTGGAAGGCTGCTTACAGGCTGCCCTTTGAATGTACGAAAATCTCAAAACTTCGCGTTTTCCAATTTAAACTGTTACACAGGAGACTTGCCACTAatgatttcttaaaaaaaataaaactaagggATAACGATCTTTGCAATTTCTGCCAAATTGAAGAGGAAACTCTCATCCATCTTTTCTGGAACTGTACGGTAACGTCCTGCTTCTGGCATAATTTTAGGCTATGGCTGCTCAAAAACGAAACTTCTGTGCGTTCTCTTGAGCTAACCCCTTCCTTGGTCATAGGCTTAAAGGCCCACCCactattttgcaaaaatttctACTTTTTATTCTTAGTCGCAAGACTCTATATTTGGACTTGTAGAATACAAAAGACTCATCCTATAATTGACACGTTCCCCCTCTTCCTCTCACATTACAATCTTTAAAAGgtacgtgtttttgttttgtttttttgccttttgcgGATTAAGTGCCACGTGGGTGGAACGGTAGCTGGTGTGGATCCATGTACGTAAGTAGTATAATTAtcgaatttaaaaaataataataataataaataaataaagaaaaataataataatacacgaACAGTAGCGTTGTAAAAACGTAATGTGTGtgggtaatttgtcgttgttaatttatgcaatataCGTTAAGTTTTTTTAGCCAGTGCATTGTAAAATCTAATTAAAAGTGTAAGTAAGCTGACTGTAATCTAATTAGGTGATTGGATATTGTATTATATGTATTGTAATTAGTGCTGGTATAAATAGTGTAAGTATGAACagtgcaatgtaaatgtaaatgtatgtCGCTAATCGCCTGTAAAAAacaagtaataaaaaaaataataaataataataataataataataaataaataaaaaagttttttaatCTCATTAAGATGAAAATCGGCAGTGTCCGCGTGAGAGCGCTTTAGATCTGTCAAGGAACTTTCCAGCATCGACTTCATGGAAGCTAGCAGACTCTCCTTTTTCttagctcatataccttagtttgaccttatatggtaaatgattgggctaagcgttgctaagctaaaacttttttcgccggaaagcgaaatttcgctcTGAATGAAGCCAAAAAATAAGAAACGTTGTGATCAATTTCGACGCTTTGGATGACgtgaaaaggtaaaaaaatgttttttgtgatgagccaaCGTCTCTCTGACTAcaaaattacacaacatcgcatcttcataaAGGGTTTTTcaatttcgctcggattttctcgcttttttcgttcGTATTTCGCACTTCCAaatccattcgcgcttgttggatatgagactggttcaGCGTGTCTGGGGTTTTTATGACTAGATAGTTATCGAAAGGTAGCACCCATGGAAATTCCAGCTACTGCAGATTCACAGATTTACTTTAGAACGCTGTTGTAGCTTCCTTCCCATTATAGGTAGGAATGATAGTTTGTATTATATTTGGCATCCGACAACTCAACTCGTCTCTAAGCTACCGCACGTTACGGTACCCTTCCACGGTCAAGAATTGACTCCTGCCTCATCTGCCAAAGTTCTAGGCGACATTTTTGACTCAAACTTGACCTTCACTGAGAATATTTCGACCTTAACGTTCTCTCTACTTTCTAGTTTGTGTCAAAGAAGCAGGGTTAAACACCTGTTTGCCAAAGATGTGCTGAACAAAATCCCAAATTCTCTTACTTTTAGTAAATTATTAGTAGTAATGGACTGCACTTCAGGGCAGTACAATTACTACCGCCAAATATCGAAAACAAATTAAGAATACaaaggttgtgttttcactaggacaATTTTAACTAGATAAAGCCGGAAAAGTCCggaaatacaatgaaaacacCTCGTCTTGGTTTTAGCTagttaaaaatgcaagctgttttTACAAGCAAAAACAAGGGATTTTCTCGCCTTTACGAGCGGAAATTCACGCAGAGTTATACTACCTCGCGAGATGGTATAACTTGTCCTGATAAACACCGCAGCCAATCGGGCCACGCGTCTTGACAGAAGCCTGCCAAATAATCTGGTGATGTCATTTTCCCTCTTTCCAGACAAGTCCCTCGTAGTTGAGCTTGAgaaattcaaaaaagaaaacgatttCAACAGTCATTTCTTTCGATTTACAATCCCCCGACCCACTGGATTCTCCATTTCTTCGGCCAGGTCCTTAAACCAGAATTGTGGTCTTGGATAAGCCTACACATCTGGAGTCTTGCGCCTATGGCGCTGAATGTTGTTTCATTGTTGGATTGACAGaattatttaaaacatttcGTCGCATCTTCCTTATTTGTAAGGACATAAGTCTCATTGGCTGAATAAAACTCCTTCTACTTGTCAAAAATACAGCGAAAATAATCACAAGAGAAGTCATTTCAAGCACTACGgcccctttcatttttttattatggcGTGCTTTTGCAATTTGAATCCTCTGAGTTAGCGGCTTAGATTGCGGGttaaatttcacagtgaaaacagtTGTCACTTTTAGCTAGTTAAAGTCGGTTTGTAAACAAAGCCTAGAAAGAATGTTCGGCCAGTTAATCggcctagtgaaaacacaaccaaaAGTTTGGGGAGAGCCTGTTAAACAAACGCATTGTGTCACAACTAATTTAAACCAAATcttataaacaaataataaatcactataaaaacaatgcttggtTTAACATGCTCTTTGTAGCGACTGAAAGGAGCTACAAAGAGCTATTTAAACAAAAGCATTGTGTCACAACTAATTTAAACTTaacttgtaaacaattttttatcAGTCTTCTCATACTGAAAATTTTAGGAATAAAAATTTCAGTAATCAAATGATAAATCCAAAGCTGATCACCGTAGCGTGACATAattgaaaatgatctcataaACTTTgtgagtaaactttatgagtaaagtTGTGAGTGCGTTTAAATTATTGTATCATATAATATTACGAATTGCACAATTGAACTACAAGATGAATTAAGTCAAACAACTTATATAAATTGtccattttttaaacaataaattTCTGATTATCATGCAGGCAAACAAAGTAATTGCTATGAACAGCCTGATATAACTGAAGATAATAGGCGTTTACCATGTATTAACTGTGGCCAAGTTGGTAATGAGCTGTTTAAAGATAATTACAacaatttttatgaaaatatgtATAAGATAAAGAAAAAATCGGTTTATGTAAGGAAATATCACATTATCAATGTTCTTGGTCAGGTCAGGTCCGTTCTTGGACTTGCCACAGGTGACCATGTTACCCTGTGCTACCTGCCTCATGCAGAGAAGGAAACTCTGTCAAAAAACCTCCCTGCCTTGCGGTGTCATTGAGATGACAAAGGCTAGGGGAGTAAACCCCAACAGATAATCCGGAGTGGAGCCCCTAAGGCGGCTGGTTCTTGCAACGCAATACCTTCCGGCAACTCCTGCAGCCAACCTGACGCCAACTGTATTGGTTTGTCCTTTCCGTTGGATCTCGTCAGCACGGTTAGAGAGGGGGGTCCTGACGACTGGGCATCCCAGGTCCTCCATATCATCGCCCTGGCCTGCGCCCTGGAGAGGTCACTCCAGTGCCGCATCCCGCGGCAGCACAACATGGGGAGACGGCAGTTACCGGTTAAAAGCCCAGAGCTTATTGGCGTTAGTTCGGGCCCCTGGGGCTGTCTCCTGTCGGTGGGAGGGATCATCGCATCCCACTGGCCAGCTACCGCCCGCCTCAAGCTGGGCAGCCCCCAGCCAGTAAGGTGCTGGCCCGCCACAGTCCGCCTACTTCAGTGGGTGCCTGGAGTGTAGGCCAAAAGCCGAAAAGCGGACTGTAACTCACGCACCAGGCAACAAGAAAAGGAACACAAAGCCGCCAGTGCTGAAACTGGCAACCTGGAACGTCAGAACTATGTGTCCTGGCCTGTCTGACGACCTCCAACAAATAAGTGATGCCAGGAAGACCGCCATCATCGACCGTGGGCTGAAGCGGCTGAACATCGACATTGCAGCCCTCCAAGAGGCGCGACTCCCTGGCTGCGGCAGTCTGAAGGAGAGGGACTACACCTTCTTCTGGCAGGGACAGGAGCAACAAGAGCACCGACTCTACGGCGTCGGCTTCGCTGTCCGTAACTCACTTCTCTCCTCCATTGAAGCGCCCTCCTCAGGCACACCGCGAGTCCTCTCCCTGCGCCTCACCACCGCCTCTGGACCAGCCAACATCCTAAGTGTCTACGCCCCCACACTCTGCTCCACAGCTGAGGCCAAGGACCAGTTCTATGAGGAGCTGGAAGCGAAGATACAGCGGGTCCCTTCCAAGGAACACCTGTTCCTGCTCGGAGACTTCAACGCCCGAGTTGGTGCTGACCATGACTCCTGGCCTCGCTGCATCGGCCACTTTGGCATAGGCAAGCTAAACGAGAACGGCCAGCGCCTCCTTGAGCTTTGCTCCTACCACGACCTGTGTCTGACCAACACCTTCTTTTCCACCAAGCTCCACCACAGGGTGTCCTGGAGGCACCCCAGGTCTCATCACTGGCACCAGCTGGACTTTGTCATTACCAGGAGATCCCTGCTGAGCCAAGTGCTAGTCACACGCACCTTTCACAGTGCTGACTGCGACACTGACCACTCCCTGGTGGCCAGCAAGGTTCGTCTCCTCCCCAAGCAAGTCCACCGCTCCAAGCCGAAGCCCCGACCCCGCATCAACACAGCCAGCACTGCAAAGCCTGAGCTGCGGCAACGCTTCGCCAATGCAATTGATGTAGCCCTGGAGGACTGTCCAACTGACAGCGCTACACAGCAGTGGAACCACATCCGTGAGGCTGTGTTCCAGACCGCCCTGGACACCTTTGgaagaagagagagaaagagcGCAGATTGGTTTGAGGCTGGTGCCACCGAGCTTGAGCCCGTCATTGCCGCCAAGCGAGCCGCTCTTCTTGCCTACAAGAAAGACCCCTCAGAAAAGACGCTTGCAGAACTCCGTGCTGCACGCAGCGAAGCTCAGAGGATTGCCAGGCGCTGTGCCAACGACTACTGGTTGAATCTTTGCCAAGACATCCAGCTTGCCGCCGATCTAGGCAACGTCCGTGGGATGTATGAGGGAATGAAGAAGGTGTTCGGCCCAAGTGCCATCAAGACTGCCCCACTCAAGTCAGCTGAAGGCGACATCATCAAAGACCGCAGCAAGCAGATGGAGAGATGGGCGGAACACTACCAAGAGCTCTACTCAAGGGAACCATTGTGACCAATACAGCCCTTGAGAACACCCTCCTGCTGCCCGAGATGAACGAGCTGGATGAACCACCAACCATTGAAGAACTCCGGAAGGCCATTGACTCCCTTTCCAGCGGCAAGGCCTCAGGCAGTGACAACATACCTCCTGAAGTCGTCAAGGCCGCAAAGGAGAGCTCCCTCCTACAGCACCTTCACGAGCTTCTAATGCAGTGCTGGGAGGAAGGAGCAGTGCCCCAAGACATGCGAGACGCCAAGATCATCACGCTCTACAAGAACAAGGGCGAGAGGAGTGACTGCAACAACTACCGTGGCATCTCTCTCCTGAGCATTGTCGGCAAGGCCTTTGCCCGGGTGGTTCTCAACAGACTGCAACTTCTCGCTGAGCGTGTCTACCCAGAGTCGCAGTGCGGCTTCAGGGCCGCCAGGTCAACCATCGACATGGTGTTCTCAGTGAGGCAGCTGCAGGAGAAATGCCGGGAGCAGAGAAAACCCCTGTACCTGGCCTTCATTGACCTGACCAAGGCCTTTGACCTGGTTAGCCGTGAAGGACTGTTTGCCCTCCTCCAGCGGATTGGATGCCCCCCCAAGCTTCTGAGCATGATTGTGTCCTTTCATCAGGATATGCGTGGGACCGTTCAATTTGACGGATCCTGCTCGGAACCCTTCCCCATCAAGAATGGAGTGAAGCAGGGCTGTGTCCTTGCTCCAACCCTCTTTGGCATCTTCTTCTCTCTGCTCCTCTCCTATGCTTTCCGGGACTCTGAAGACGGAATCTTCATCCACACTAGGAGTGATGGAGGCCTCTTCAATCTGTCACGTCTCCGGGCAAAGACAAAGGTGCAGAAAGTGCTGATCAGAGAGCTCCTCTTCGCTGACGATGCTGGAATAGCAGCCCACTCGGAGGCAGCACTGCAGCGGCTCATTGACAGCTTTGCAGCTGCCTGTACAGAGTTCGGCCTCACCATCAGCCTGAAAAAGACACAGGTCATGGGTCAAGACGTCAGCAACGACCCGAGCATCTCGATCGGCGACCACACCCTCGAAGTGGTGGACAAGTTCACCTACCTCGGGTCCACCATCTCCAGCAACCTCTCCCTTGATGCAGAGCTGAACGCGAGGATTGGCAAGGCAGCAACAGCATTGGCCCGCCTGACAAAGAGAGTGTGGGACAACACCATGCTCACAACAAACACCAAGATGAGAGTCTACCAGGCCTGTGTACTGAGCACTCTCCTCTACGGCAGTGAAGCATGGACCCTCTACTCCTACCAGGAACGCAGGCTGAATGCTTTCCACATGCGCTGCCTCCGCAGACTCCTTGGCATCACCTGGCAAGACCGCGTCACCAACATCGACGTCCTTGCCAAGGCAGGGATGCCCAGCATGTTTGCCATCCTGACCCAGAGACGTCTGCGCTGGCTTGGCCATGTCACTCGAATGGTTGACGGCCGCATCCCCAAAGACATGCTGTTTGGGGAGCTGGCCACTGGCACCAGACCCACAGGACGTCCAGCCCTCCGCTACAAGGATGTGTGCAAGCGGGATCTGAAGGCTGGTGGGTTCAACCCCTCTGACCTAGAGACAGCAGCCTCAGACCGATCTGGCTGGCGGTCCACCACGCAAGCAGTCATCAAGGAAGCAGAGGAGAGAAGAGCAAGCCGCTGGGAAGAGAAACGCCTTCGCAAGGAGCAGCTGCTACAGTCAGCCCCATCCCAGACAGGAAGACAGGAGCCGGTCTTTACCTGCAGCAGATGCAACAGGCAATGCGGGTCCCGCATCGGCCTTTACAGCCACACACGGCGCTGCAACACAAAGTGACAAGCCTGGGCGCAGTCAACCATGGTCTCTCGAGATCGACGGAGCCATCATCAATCATCAATTGATGAAATCAGCCtttataataaaaaacaaattccGTCATTTGTATTTAATAatgttttgaaaatatttgataAGATAAACAATATATTGCTAAAATATTATGAGGAGTATTGGAACAAAATCCAAGCATTAATAGGTGActaacttaattaatttttttaatcatatttTGATTCTAATTTTTCATTTCCTGTTGGAACCAAATCGATAATTATACTGTCGAGAAGATTTATTCGTTTaacagtttcttttttcttcaaatggaATTCCTCGGAGATATGATCGTAAATCAGTTAATATTTTAGCATATGTTGtgtaaaagcggagctcccggcttgtttattcttactggctgtaggattagtgaaaatgaaaggctttggaactgtccgccttttggttttcccggaaattgcttaataatgtcattttcttcgctgcctaactagtgaattccacggttaatttcacccgaaaaaccgactgatcgcataaatcacgaagggatgagtgtgttatcggtttttccagcgaaatctactgtcgaattcaccatttaggcaattattttttcttgaatcgcaagagtttgaaaagaaaacaagcaaatcctcagcaagcgaacggaaaaggaaagaagccatttcagagtcgaccgtcaaaagccagcgaataggaatcacgctaatattagaaatcacagacgtactatagctcgtgatgtgacagatcgtactttatttattccactttatctctgaaaatgagatcatttacattttgatgtacttcattgaaacacgccagcttggcttagaaccagaatcggctagaaaggacaaacttcaaacaagatctccaacaaattacctgtacgtgctctaaacaaacttctgaaaacacaagctggtgatatttctccttactttttgcgagaactcagtgcgattacatgtgtagaactcaagtacaaaattttcttgtcactgtcgaggcacatcaaaaacaattaggcaagcggagtaaaaacttcttgttcgctcgcattttaaagccaaacaaaccagcaaaaggtcgattatttctgtccgaaaaaagtacagatgattgttatttaattccagttaaaaataaaaattcaaatttcattcctgagcaaaggaaaaaacgactaaacaactttttagaaatatgcatccagttgaaataactcatccgtagaaataacaaacggtttagtgtccaagagaaaaatttgtggagtaacctcttccaccaactttaagctattactggtgtaacgttttgtcgttctcgttctctttctctcttctttcgtttctgctcttctgtcataggccgtccaggcatct includes these proteins:
- the LOC138046628 gene encoding craniofacial development protein 2-like; the protein is MCPGLSDDLQQISDARKTAIIDRGLKRLNIDIAALQEARLPGCGSLKERDYTFFWQGQEQQEHRLYGVGFAVRNSLLSSIEAPSSGTPRVLSLRLTTASGPANILSVYAPTLCSTAEAKDQFYEELEAKIQRVPSKEHLFLLGDFNARVGADHDSWPRCIGHFGIGKLNENGQRLLELCSYHDLCLTNTFFSTKLHHRVSWRHPRSHHWHQLDFVITRRSLLSQVLVTRTFHSADCDTDHSLVASKVRLLPKQVHRSKPKPRPRINTASTAKPELRQRFANAIDVALEDCPTDSATQQWNHIREAVFQTALDTFGRRERKSADWFEAGATELEPVIAAKRAALLAYKKDPSEKTLAELRAARSEAQRIARRCANDYWLNLCQDIQLAADLGNVRGMYEGMKKVFGPSAIKTAPLKSAEGDIIKDRSKQMERWAEHYQELYSREPL